A genomic segment from Bradyrhizobium sp. CB1015 encodes:
- a CDS encoding bifunctional diguanylate cyclase/phosphodiesterase — MRTQTTSYVARLLAGDLSAFGGPATDEAVAGHIRAEQMSLVLGYSVGIMLANACNAIVLAIALWPSPDRIPALIWAASVAGAAIAFGLQSHAARRVTKPQFVSRRAMHRLVRNAFILGAAWGIVPVAFFADASTGGQLVITCLCSGMLAGGALAFATIPIAAIAFTAPIFLGIAICLGRNGDLAFLLIAFLVVVYGSVLLRGVFVNSFSFARRVMRQIEAERTVRLDPLTHLPNRVAFNETLEAALKRLALSGEEFAVLLLDLDRFKEVNDQFGHPAGDEFLVQVASRLQRCTRAAEHVARIGGDEFALVMANLTRPEDALEIAERFVAAFAEPFQIEGRQIVGATSVGIVLAPRDGNTPLDLMKNADAALYRAKKAGPGTICFFEQADDRSSRERKALQSDLAGAIARDELFLVFQPFLDLGSNRITGFEALLRWQHPTRGLVPPSEFIAIAEETGLIHEIGEWVIRRACATVAEWPEEIRVAVNFSAAQFHNTAILQTIVQALGDARIAPHRLEIEITESMLLSKYGSAATVLNALLELGVTVALDDFGTGFSSLTYLRKLPFSRIKIDQSFIRDMLLQPDCAAIVKSVISLARDLQIGVVAEGVETADQLEYLRQISCDEVQGYLISRPVAADGVMALLETKQIRATFAA; from the coding sequence ATGCGGACTCAAACGACCAGCTATGTCGCGCGGCTGCTCGCCGGCGATCTGTCGGCCTTTGGCGGTCCTGCAACCGACGAGGCCGTGGCCGGGCATATCCGCGCCGAGCAGATGTCGCTGGTGCTCGGCTATTCGGTCGGCATCATGCTGGCCAATGCCTGCAACGCCATCGTGCTCGCGATCGCGCTGTGGCCGTCGCCGGACAGGATCCCTGCCCTGATCTGGGCGGCTTCCGTCGCCGGCGCTGCGATCGCGTTCGGCCTGCAATCGCACGCGGCGCGCCGCGTCACCAAGCCGCAATTCGTCTCGCGTCGCGCGATGCACCGGCTGGTGCGCAACGCCTTCATCCTCGGCGCCGCCTGGGGCATCGTCCCGGTCGCCTTCTTCGCCGACGCCTCGACCGGCGGCCAGCTCGTCATCACCTGCCTGTGCTCGGGCATGCTGGCCGGCGGCGCACTCGCCTTCGCCACCATTCCGATCGCGGCAATCGCCTTCACCGCGCCGATCTTTCTCGGCATCGCCATCTGCCTCGGTCGGAACGGCGATCTCGCCTTTCTCCTCATCGCCTTTCTCGTCGTGGTCTACGGCAGCGTCCTTTTGCGCGGCGTGTTCGTCAATTCGTTCTCGTTCGCCCGGCGCGTGATGCGGCAGATCGAGGCCGAGCGCACGGTTCGGCTCGATCCCCTGACCCATCTGCCCAACCGCGTCGCCTTCAACGAAACGCTCGAGGCGGCGCTCAAGCGGCTGGCGCTATCGGGCGAGGAATTCGCGGTGCTCCTGCTCGACCTCGATCGCTTCAAGGAGGTCAACGACCAGTTCGGCCACCCCGCCGGCGACGAATTCCTAGTTCAGGTCGCAAGCCGCCTGCAACGCTGCACGCGCGCCGCCGAGCACGTCGCGCGCATCGGCGGCGACGAGTTCGCGCTGGTGATGGCCAATCTGACGCGGCCCGAGGATGCGCTGGAGATCGCCGAACGCTTCGTCGCCGCCTTCGCCGAACCGTTCCAGATCGAGGGCCGTCAGATCGTCGGCGCGACCAGCGTCGGCATCGTGCTGGCGCCGCGCGACGGCAACACGCCGCTCGACCTCATGAAGAATGCCGATGCCGCGCTCTACCGCGCCAAGAAGGCCGGGCCGGGCACAATCTGCTTCTTCGAACAAGCCGACGACAGGTCGTCCCGCGAGCGCAAGGCGCTGCAATCGGACCTCGCAGGCGCGATCGCGCGCGACGAGTTGTTCCTGGTGTTCCAGCCCTTCCTCGACCTCGGCAGCAACCGCATCACCGGCTTCGAGGCGCTGCTGCGCTGGCAGCATCCCACGCGCGGGCTGGTGCCGCCGAGCGAGTTCATCGCCATCGCGGAGGAGACCGGGCTGATCCACGAGATCGGCGAATGGGTCATCCGCCGCGCCTGCGCGACGGTTGCGGAGTGGCCGGAAGAGATCCGGGTCGCCGTGAATTTCTCGGCCGCGCAATTTCACAACACGGCCATCCTCCAGACCATCGTGCAGGCGCTCGGCGACGCCAGGATCGCCCCGCATCGGCTCGAGATCGAGATCACGGAATCGATGCTGCTGTCGAAATACGGCTCGGCCGCGACGGTCCTGAACGCGCTGCTGGAGCTCGGCGTCACCGTGGCGCTGGACGATTTCGGCACCGGCTTCTCTTCGCTCACCTACCTGCGCAAGCTGCCGTTCAGCCGCATCAAGATCGACCAGTCCTTCATCCGCGACATGCTGCTGCAGCCGGACTGCGCGGCGATCGTGAAGTCGGTGATTTCGCTCGCGCGCGATTTGCAGATCGGCGTCGTGGCGGAGGGCGTCGAGACGGCCGACCAGCTCGAATATCTCAGGCAGATCAGTTGCGACGAGGTGCAGGGCTACTTGATCAGCCGGCCGGTGGCCGCGGACGGGGTGATGGCGCTGCTGGAGACGAAGCAGATTCGGGCGACTTTCGCGGCGTAG
- a CDS encoding PDR/VanB family oxidoreductase, with product MRFIDTWTAATLVAIRDLTPNVREFLIKPDQFEATSYPVGSHINVSVTIDGLPETRSYSLVGEASPQGFKIAVRRTDESRGGSRYMWSLQPGARLDITQPASLLAVDWSRDNYCLIAGGIGITPILGAAQALARRGADVTLHYAVRSRSEAAYLDDLAAMLGDRLVVHASDEGERLDLDALFAALPQGTLALFCGPMRMLDAARHAWIGAGHPLPDLRYETFGSSGTLPTETFRVRLKDSGVELEIPRERSMLDVLNASGFEVISDCKRGECGLCAIDVVDVEGEIDHRDVFFSDHQKQTNRKICACVSRARGTITVDTLLRADAV from the coding sequence ATGCGCTTCATCGATACCTGGACCGCGGCAACGCTCGTCGCCATCCGCGATCTCACCCCGAATGTCCGCGAATTCCTGATCAAGCCGGATCAGTTCGAGGCCACTTCCTATCCGGTCGGCAGCCACATCAATGTCAGCGTCACCATCGACGGCCTGCCGGAGACGCGGTCCTATTCGCTGGTCGGTGAGGCCTCTCCGCAGGGCTTCAAGATCGCGGTGCGCCGCACTGATGAGTCCCGCGGCGGCTCGCGCTACATGTGGTCCTTGCAGCCGGGCGCGAGGCTCGACATCACGCAGCCCGCCTCGCTGCTCGCGGTCGATTGGAGCCGGGACAATTATTGCCTGATTGCCGGCGGCATCGGCATCACCCCGATCCTCGGCGCGGCGCAGGCGCTGGCCCGGCGTGGAGCGGATGTGACCCTGCATTATGCCGTGCGCTCGCGCAGCGAGGCCGCCTATCTCGACGATCTCGCCGCGATGCTTGGCGATCGCCTCGTGGTTCATGCCAGCGACGAGGGCGAGCGGCTCGATCTCGACGCGCTGTTCGCCGCGTTGCCGCAAGGCACGCTGGCCCTGTTCTGCGGCCCGATGCGGATGCTGGACGCCGCGCGCCATGCCTGGATCGGCGCCGGCCATCCGCTCCCCGATCTCCGCTACGAGACCTTCGGCTCCAGCGGCACGCTGCCGACGGAAACGTTCCGCGTGCGCCTCAAGGACTCCGGTGTCGAGCTCGAAATCCCGCGCGAGCGCTCGATGCTCGACGTGCTCAATGCCAGCGGCTTTGAGGTGATATCCGATTGCAAGCGCGGCGAATGCGGCCTCTGCGCCATCGACGTGGTTGACGTCGAGGGCGAGATCGACCATCGCGATGTCTTCTTCAGCGACCACCAGAAGCAAACCAACCGGAAGATCTGCGCCTGCGTCTCCCGCGCGCGCGGCACGATCACGGTCGACACGCTGCTGCGGGCGGACGCGGTCTGA
- a CDS encoding GntR family transcriptional regulator, translated as MAEREVDRSISQTVKAQLALRDQILSGALRPGERISELQAVETTGASRTPVRMALVRLEEEGLLEAIPSGGFMVKAFSERYISDSIELRGTLEGLAARFAAERGVSARELEPLKECLAAIDELLRQVPISVDAFSSYVTLNARFHAQLTELSRSPPLIRQIDRASALPFASPSGFVMAQSALPEAQQILIIAQEHHRVVIDAIENREGARAEAVMREHARLAVRNLRLALRNRTHLDLLPALALIKTATD; from the coding sequence ATGGCCGAGCGTGAGGTCGACCGCTCCATCTCGCAAACCGTGAAGGCGCAGCTCGCGCTGCGCGACCAGATCCTGTCGGGCGCCTTGCGCCCGGGCGAGCGCATCTCCGAGCTGCAGGCAGTGGAGACGACCGGCGCCTCGCGCACGCCGGTGCGCATGGCGCTGGTGCGGCTGGAGGAGGAGGGTCTGCTCGAGGCCATTCCCTCCGGCGGCTTCATGGTGAAGGCGTTTTCCGAGCGCTACATCTCCGATTCGATCGAGCTGCGCGGCACGCTGGAAGGCCTGGCGGCGCGCTTTGCCGCCGAGCGCGGCGTCTCCGCACGCGAGCTCGAGCCGCTGAAGGAGTGCCTGGCTGCAATCGACGAGCTGCTGCGGCAGGTGCCGATCTCGGTCGATGCTTTCTCGTCTTACGTGACGCTGAATGCGCGCTTCCACGCCCAGCTCACGGAACTGTCGCGCAGCCCGCCGCTGATCCGGCAGATCGACCGCGCCTCGGCGCTGCCGTTTGCCTCGCCGAGCGGCTTCGTGATGGCGCAATCGGCGCTGCCGGAGGCGCAGCAGATCCTGATCATCGCCCAGGAGCACCATCGCGTCGTGATCGACGCCATCGAGAACCGCGAAGGCGCGCGCGCCGAGGCCGTCATGCGCGAGCATGCCCGGCTCGCGGTGCGAAACCTGCGGCTCGCGCTGCGCAACCGCACCCATCTCGACCTGTTGCCGGCGCTCGCGCTGATCAAGACCGCAACCGATTGA
- a CDS encoding aromatic ring-hydroxylating dioxygenase subunit alpha yields MTKPFPMNAWYAAAWDADVKAALLPRTICGKHVVMYRKADGTVAALEDACWHRLVPLSKGRLEGDTVVCGYHGLKFNAQGRCTFMPSQETINPSACVRAYPVVERHRYFWLWMGDPALADPALVPDMHWNHDPAWAGDGKTIHVNCDYRLVLDNLMDLTHETFVHGSSIGNDAVAEAPFDVTHGEKTVTVTRWMRNIEPPPFWAKQLGKPGLVDRWQIIRFEAPCTIAIDVGVAPAGTGAPEGDRSQGVNGFVLNTITPETEKTCHYFWAFVRNYRLGEQRLTTEIREGVSGIFREDELILEAQQRAMDENPDRIFYNLNIDAGAMWSRKLIDRMVAKENAPKHLQAAE; encoded by the coding sequence ATGACAAAACCCTTCCCCATGAACGCCTGGTACGCCGCGGCGTGGGATGCCGACGTCAAGGCGGCGCTGCTGCCGCGGACGATCTGCGGCAAGCATGTCGTGATGTATCGCAAGGCCGACGGCACGGTGGCCGCGCTGGAGGATGCCTGCTGGCATCGCCTGGTGCCGCTGTCCAAGGGCCGGCTCGAAGGCGACACCGTCGTCTGCGGCTATCACGGCCTGAAGTTCAACGCGCAGGGGCGCTGCACCTTCATGCCCTCGCAGGAGACCATCAACCCCTCGGCCTGCGTGCGCGCTTATCCCGTGGTCGAGCGTCACCGCTATTTCTGGCTCTGGATGGGCGATCCCGCGCTGGCCGATCCCGCGCTGGTGCCGGACATGCACTGGAATCACGATCCCGCCTGGGCCGGCGACGGCAAGACCATCCATGTCAATTGCGACTACCGCCTCGTGCTCGACAATCTCATGGACCTCACCCACGAGACCTTCGTGCACGGCTCGTCCATCGGCAATGATGCCGTCGCCGAGGCACCGTTCGACGTCACCCATGGCGAGAAGACGGTGACGGTGACGCGCTGGATGCGCAACATCGAGCCGCCGCCGTTCTGGGCCAAGCAGCTCGGCAAGCCGGGCCTCGTCGATCGCTGGCAGATCATCCGCTTCGAGGCGCCGTGCACCATCGCCATCGACGTCGGTGTAGCGCCTGCCGGCACCGGTGCGCCGGAAGGCGACCGCTCGCAGGGCGTCAACGGCTTCGTGCTCAACACCATCACGCCGGAGACCGAGAAGACCTGCCATTACTTCTGGGCCTTCGTCCGCAATTATCGTCTGGGTGAGCAGCGCCTCACCACCGAGATCCGCGAGGGCGTCTCCGGCATCTTCCGCGAGGACGAGCTGATCTTGGAAGCGCAGCAGCGCGCGATGGACGAGAACCCCGATCGCATCTTCTACAACCTCAACATCGACGCCGGCGCGATGTGGTCGCGCAAGCTGATCGATCGGATGGTGGCGAAGGAAAACGCCCCAAAGCACCTTCAGGCCGCGGAGTAG
- the pgm gene encoding phosphoglucomutase (alpha-D-glucose-1,6-bisphosphate-dependent) — protein MAEVDPAAGKQASPDVLTNIPRLVTAYFAGKPDPSDPAQRVAFGTSGHRGTSFKNTFNEGHILATTQAICDYRKEKGLTGPLFIGIDTHALAEPALTSAVEVFAANDVEVMIDKDGGYTPTPVISHAILTYNKGRTSGLADGVVITPSHNPPEDGGYKYNPPHGGPADTDVTAAVEKRANAYLAGDLEDVKRIDYAKARKAANVHAYDFVTPYVADLGNVVDLDLVKSAGVKIGIDPLGGAAVHYWHPIIERYGLKATVVNEAIDPTFRFMTVDWDGKIRMDCSSPYAMASLIGMRDRFDVAFANDTDADRHGIVTRTGGLMNPNHYLATAISYLFAHRPDWGKDAAIGKTVVSSSIIDRVAKKLGRKLVETPVGFKWFVDGLLTGGFGFGGEESAGASFLRRDGAVWTTDKDGVILGLLAAEIMARTGRDPSQIFNDLTAEFGMPHYARVDVAATGPQKNILKSVTPEQLGLKDLAGDPVRATLSKAPGNGQPFGGIKVETDFGWFAARPSGTEDVYKIYAESFRSPEHLKRIQEEAQAGLAKVFAA, from the coding sequence GTGGCAGAAGTCGATCCAGCGGCGGGCAAGCAGGCCTCGCCGGACGTGCTCACCAATATTCCGCGGCTGGTGACGGCCTATTTCGCCGGCAAGCCGGATCCGTCCGATCCGGCACAGCGCGTGGCGTTCGGCACGTCGGGCCATCGCGGCACCTCGTTCAAGAACACGTTCAACGAAGGCCACATCCTCGCGACCACGCAGGCGATCTGTGATTACCGGAAGGAGAAGGGCCTGACCGGCCCGCTCTTCATCGGCATCGACACCCATGCGTTGGCCGAACCGGCGCTTACAAGCGCCGTCGAGGTGTTCGCCGCCAACGACGTCGAGGTCATGATCGACAAGGACGGCGGCTACACGCCGACCCCCGTCATCTCGCATGCGATCCTCACCTATAACAAGGGCCGCACCAGCGGCCTCGCCGACGGCGTCGTCATCACACCCTCGCACAATCCGCCCGAGGACGGTGGCTACAAGTACAATCCGCCCCATGGCGGCCCGGCCGATACGGACGTGACCGCTGCCGTCGAGAAGCGCGCCAACGCCTATCTCGCAGGCGACCTCGAGGACGTGAAGCGCATCGACTATGCCAAGGCGCGCAAGGCCGCGAATGTCCACGCCTACGACTTCGTCACGCCTTACGTCGCCGATCTCGGCAATGTCGTCGATCTCGACCTCGTCAAATCCGCCGGCGTCAAAATTGGCATCGATCCGCTCGGCGGCGCCGCGGTGCATTACTGGCATCCGATCATCGAGCGCTACGGCCTGAAAGCTACGGTCGTGAACGAGGCGATCGACCCGACCTTCCGCTTCATGACGGTGGACTGGGACGGCAAGATCCGCATGGACTGCTCCTCGCCTTACGCGATGGCGAGCTTGATCGGCATGCGCGACCGCTTCGACGTCGCTTTTGCCAACGACACCGACGCCGACCGCCACGGCATCGTCACGCGCACCGGCGGGTTGATGAATCCGAACCATTATCTGGCGACCGCGATCTCCTACCTGTTCGCGCACCGTCCGGACTGGGGCAAGGATGCCGCGATCGGCAAGACCGTGGTGTCGAGCTCGATCATCGACCGCGTCGCCAAAAAGCTCGGCCGCAAGCTGGTCGAGACGCCGGTCGGCTTCAAATGGTTCGTCGACGGCCTGCTCACCGGCGGCTTCGGCTTCGGCGGCGAGGAGAGTGCAGGGGCCTCGTTCCTGCGCCGCGACGGCGCGGTGTGGACCACCGACAAGGACGGTGTCATCCTCGGCCTGCTCGCTGCCGAGATCATGGCCAGGACCGGCCGCGATCCCAGCCAGATCTTCAATGATCTCACCGCCGAGTTCGGCATGCCGCATTACGCGCGCGTCGACGTCGCCGCCACCGGGCCGCAGAAGAACATCCTGAAATCCGTCACGCCGGAGCAGCTCGGCCTCAAGGATCTCGCCGGCGATCCGGTTCGCGCGACGCTGAGCAAGGCGCCCGGCAACGGCCAGCCCTTCGGCGGCATCAAGGTCGAAACCGATTTCGGCTGGTTCGCCGCGCGGCCGTCCGGCACCGAGGACGTCTACAAGATCTACGCCGAAAGCTTCCGCAGCCCCGAGCACCTGAAACGGATTCAGGAGGAAGCCCAGGCGGGGTTGGCCAAGGTGTTCGCGGCGTAA
- a CDS encoding cytochrome c family protein, translated as MPGPGGEPWTAAALATYLADPRGDIHGVKMFFKGLPNPADRANVIAFLQTLK; from the coding sequence ATGCCCGGGCCCGGCGGGGAGCCCTGGACGGCGGCGGCGCTGGCCACCTACCTGGCCGATCCCCGCGGCGACATCCACGGCGTCAAGATGTTCTTCAAGGGGCTGCCGAACCCCGCGGATCGGGCCAACGTCATCGCTTTCCTTCAGACGCTGAAGTGA
- a CDS encoding S9 family peptidase: protein MKLPHWRLAVLILVAIAGAAARADGAEFYTEDLRIPMAETGPQGLEAFLVRPVGTKRYPLALLSHGSPRKFEDRATMSAHKYYGIALEYARRGFAALIVMRRGYGTSPGGRVDSVGGCAKAAYMPAAAVAVADLRAAIDAMAHRADVTTSGMIAAGHSAGGLATVALSAQAPPGLVAAINFAGGRGSRDDDDVCNEDGLVQAFATFGKSSRVPMLWVYASNDSYFGPDLARRLHDGFRAGGGKARFVTAPPYGDDGHYLYSVAGRPQWTPYLDGFLRERGLGHELLSLPDPLPPPPQLNEAARAEFARYLASLLPHKAFAVSPNGGYGWRTGRATTEEARRDSLAACMKWSPSCTLYAVDDQLAEASQAKSTDQSARARQ, encoded by the coding sequence ATGAAGCTTCCGCACTGGCGCCTGGCCGTGCTCATCCTGGTCGCCATCGCGGGGGCTGCGGCGCGCGCAGATGGCGCGGAATTCTACACCGAGGATTTGCGCATCCCGATGGCGGAGACCGGACCGCAGGGGCTCGAGGCCTTCCTGGTCCGACCAGTCGGGACCAAGCGCTATCCCTTGGCGCTGCTCAGCCACGGCTCGCCGCGCAAGTTCGAGGACCGCGCGACCATGTCGGCGCACAAATATTACGGCATCGCGCTGGAATACGCCCGGCGCGGCTTTGCGGCGCTGATCGTGATGCGGCGCGGCTACGGCACCTCGCCCGGCGGGCGCGTCGACAGCGTCGGCGGCTGCGCCAAGGCGGCGTACATGCCGGCGGCCGCCGTCGCGGTTGCCGATCTGCGCGCCGCGATCGATGCGATGGCGCACCGGGCCGACGTGACGACATCGGGCATGATCGCGGCCGGCCATTCCGCCGGCGGCCTTGCCACGGTGGCGCTGAGCGCGCAGGCCCCGCCCGGTCTCGTCGCCGCGATCAACTTCGCGGGCGGCCGCGGCTCGCGCGATGACGACGATGTCTGCAACGAGGACGGGCTGGTGCAGGCCTTCGCCACATTCGGCAAGAGCTCGCGCGTGCCGATGCTGTGGGTCTATGCGAGCAACGATTCCTATTTCGGTCCCGATCTCGCGCGCCGCCTCCATGACGGGTTTCGGGCCGGCGGCGGCAAAGCGAGGTTCGTCACGGCGCCGCCATACGGCGACGACGGCCATTATCTCTATTCGGTCGCGGGCCGGCCGCAATGGACGCCGTATCTCGACGGCTTCCTGCGCGAGCGCGGGCTCGGCCATGAACTCCTGAGCCTGCCCGATCCGCTGCCGCCACCGCCCCAGCTCAACGAGGCCGCGCGGGCCGAGTTCGCGCGCTATCTCGCCAGCCTGCTGCCGCACAAGGCCTTTGCGGTGTCGCCGAACGGCGGCTACGGCTGGCGCACCGGTCGCGCGACGACTGAAGAGGCCCGGCGCGACTCGCTGGCGGCCTGCATGAAATGGTCGCCCAGTTGCACGCTCTATGCGGTCGATGACCAGCTGGCGGAGGCGTCGCAGGCCAAATCCACCGACCAGAGCGCCCGCGCGCGGCAGTGA
- a CDS encoding transglycosylase SLT domain-containing protein, translated as MLRDRTRLILGATWRHVAVVLLVSAPIGALAGDGGTELGAGETPSSRAMIRKIIERETKSTNLPADVAEAVVFVESGYNPAIIGSAGEIGLMQVRPETAAVLGFRGSNAELAEPDVNIHYGVLYLSQAWRLSGGDLCRALMKYRAGHGEEEMTARSQVYCNRARNRLVAMSAMPGGPEAAAAPDPAPAVAVAVAAAAPVKPASRPKMPVQPKAVYARYRQGTAAASRAYWAAHEARVSQIKARIEARWKRVASR; from the coding sequence ATGCTGCGGGATCGGACACGCCTCATTCTTGGCGCGACGTGGAGGCACGTCGCGGTCGTCCTGCTCGTGTCGGCTCCGATCGGCGCACTCGCGGGCGACGGAGGTACCGAGCTCGGCGCCGGCGAAACGCCGTCGTCGCGAGCGATGATCCGGAAGATCATCGAGCGGGAAACCAAAAGCACCAATCTGCCGGCCGATGTCGCCGAGGCGGTCGTCTTCGTCGAAAGCGGCTATAATCCGGCAATCATCGGCAGCGCGGGCGAAATCGGCCTGATGCAGGTGCGCCCCGAGACGGCGGCGGTGCTGGGCTTCCGCGGAAGCAACGCGGAGCTGGCCGAACCCGACGTCAACATCCATTACGGGGTGCTCTATCTCAGCCAGGCCTGGCGTCTTTCGGGCGGGGACCTCTGCCGCGCCCTGATGAAATACCGGGCCGGTCATGGCGAAGAGGAGATGACTGCGCGCTCGCAGGTCTATTGCAACCGGGCCCGCAACCGGCTTGTCGCGATGAGCGCGATGCCGGGAGGCCCCGAAGCTGCGGCTGCTCCGGATCCGGCGCCGGCGGTTGCGGTTGCGGTTGCGGCGGCGGCACCCGTGAAACCGGCGAGCCGCCCGAAGATGCCGGTTCAGCCCAAAGCCGTCTATGCCCGCTATCGTCAAGGCACCGCGGCCGCCAGCCGCGCCTATTGGGCCGCCCACGAGGCGAGGGTGAGCCAGATCAAGGCGCGCATCGAAGCACGTTGGAAGCGCGTCGCATCGCGCTGA
- a CDS encoding MBL fold metallo-hydrolase: MEVILLGTGGPRPDPRRMATTTLIRLGDENILFDAGRGVVVQLSKASVPLGAINTVFLTHHHFDHIGDLYDVMLNSWMHGRKDALRIYGPPDTERLVNTLITQVYDKDIIWRDKGEPSFGGWKPVAATDIVPGLVLDTGRWKISAELVSHGDGLDMPPAFLARWMCLGYRFEAEGKVIAISGDTVPCPGLERLAAGADLLVQCCFLATPEINNEHLRRLATYTMACGDTVGKIAAKAGVKKLALTHHRPRTDDAMLTALLDEVRRDYAGPVVLAEDLTRIEV; the protein is encoded by the coding sequence ATGGAGGTCATACTGCTCGGCACCGGCGGCCCGCGCCCGGACCCGCGCCGCATGGCGACGACCACGCTGATCAGGCTCGGCGACGAGAACATCCTGTTCGACGCCGGTCGCGGCGTCGTGGTGCAGCTCAGCAAGGCCAGCGTGCCGCTCGGCGCCATCAACACGGTCTTTCTCACCCACCATCACTTCGATCACATCGGCGACCTCTACGACGTGATGCTGAATTCATGGATGCACGGGCGCAAGGACGCGCTGCGCATCTATGGACCGCCGGACACCGAGCGGCTCGTCAACACGCTGATCACGCAGGTCTACGACAAGGACATCATTTGGCGGGACAAGGGCGAGCCCAGCTTCGGCGGCTGGAAGCCTGTCGCCGCAACGGACATCGTGCCGGGTCTCGTTCTCGATACCGGGCGCTGGAAGATCAGCGCAGAGCTGGTCTCGCATGGCGATGGCCTCGATATGCCGCCGGCCTTCCTGGCGCGCTGGATGTGTCTCGGCTATCGCTTCGAAGCGGAAGGCAAGGTCATTGCGATCTCCGGCGACACCGTCCCCTGCCCCGGGCTCGAGCGGCTGGCTGCGGGAGCCGACCTGCTGGTGCAGTGCTGCTTCCTCGCCACGCCGGAGATCAACAACGAGCATTTGCGCCGGCTTGCGACATACACGATGGCCTGCGGCGACACCGTCGGGAAGATCGCGGCCAAAGCCGGCGTCAAGAAGCTCGCGCTGACCCATCACCGGCCGCGCACCGACGATGCCATGCTGACCGCATTGCTCGATGAGGTCAGGCGGGACTATGCAGGACCGGTCGTGCTTGCCGAGGATCTCACGCGCATCGAGGTCTGA
- a CDS encoding aldose 1-epimerase family protein, translating into MSDDTHSIRNGRLSATIKAHGAELCSLRNGGGTEFLWQAGPEWPRHAPLLFPIVGRLANDELRHQGKTYRMTQHGFARDSRFAWAERGESRCTLVLEDSEATRALYPFPFRLTAAYAIDESGLDLTLTIANTGKESLPASIGGHPAFNWPLQPGAAKESYALTFASAESSPVRRLEGGFLRPVAKPSPVKGTSLPLSDSLFVDDAIIFDRIESHSVRYAAARNASNGPWLKMSWRGFRELGVWSKPSGAPFLCIEPWRGYASPAGFQGEFTDKPGLMHIAAGAEEQLSFRIEVGSS; encoded by the coding sequence ATGAGCGATGATACCCACTCCATTCGAAACGGCCGGCTCAGCGCGACCATCAAGGCGCACGGCGCCGAACTATGCTCGCTCAGGAACGGCGGCGGCACCGAATTCCTTTGGCAGGCGGGGCCGGAGTGGCCGCGTCACGCGCCGCTGCTGTTTCCGATCGTCGGGCGCCTTGCCAACGACGAATTGCGGCACCAGGGCAAGACGTATCGGATGACGCAGCACGGCTTTGCCCGCGACAGCCGCTTCGCGTGGGCAGAGCGCGGCGAGAGCCGCTGCACCCTGGTGCTCGAAGACAGCGAGGCAACGCGCGCGCTCTATCCGTTCCCGTTCCGGCTCACGGCGGCCTATGCGATCGATGAGTCCGGCCTCGATCTGACGCTCACGATCGCCAACACCGGCAAGGAATCGTTGCCTGCGTCGATCGGCGGTCATCCCGCCTTCAATTGGCCGCTGCAGCCCGGCGCCGCAAAGGAGAGCTATGCGCTGACCTTCGCGAGCGCAGAATCGTCTCCGGTCCGCCGTCTGGAGGGTGGATTCCTGCGCCCCGTGGCGAAGCCGAGCCCGGTCAAAGGCACCTCGCTCCCCTTGTCGGACTCCCTGTTCGTCGACGACGCCATCATCTTCGACCGCATCGAGAGCCATTCGGTCCGCTATGCCGCGGCGCGTAACGCATCCAACGGGCCATGGCTGAAGATGTCCTGGCGCGGATTTCGCGAGCTCGGCGTCTGGTCGAAACCATCAGGCGCGCCGTTCCTCTGCATCGAGCCCTGGCGCGGCTATGCCAGTCCCGCCGGCTTTCAAGGCGAGTTCACCGACAAGCCGGGACTGATGCACATCGCAGCCGGCGCAGAAGAGCAATTGTCGTTCCGCATCGAGGTCGGATCGTCCTGA